One segment of Streptomyces sp. TG1A-8 DNA contains the following:
- the pcaC gene encoding 4-carboxymuconolactone decarboxylase — protein sequence MSETPPNTLQYRFDGPEEAPVLILGPSLGTTWHMWDRQVPELTKQWRVFRFDLPGHGGAPAHPAGSVGDLAARLLATLNALGVHRFGYAGCALGGAVGIELALRHPDRVASLALVAASPRFGTADEFRQRGVVVRTNGLDPIARTAPDRWFTGGFAAAQPAITEWAVQMVRTTDPGCYIAACEALAGFDVRPELGRVGVPTLVLVGSDDQVTGPAEARTLVAGIPDARLAVVPGASHLVPVEQPAAVTDLLVRHFSTAWQQPYDTGQTALPAAPVGPAAVVPPQVVPIAEIAPVAAPPQPAAPADRYETGLKIRREVLGDAHVDRTLAQADDFSGDFQDFLTRYAWGEIWARPGLDRRTRSCVALTALVAGGHLEELASHTRAALRNGLTPDEIREVLLQTAVHCGVPAANSAFGVAQRVIREETTPAE from the coding sequence GTGAGCGAGACACCACCGAACACCCTGCAATACCGCTTTGACGGGCCGGAGGAGGCCCCGGTTCTGATCCTGGGTCCCTCCCTCGGTACCACCTGGCACATGTGGGACCGGCAGGTCCCGGAGCTCACCAAGCAGTGGCGGGTCTTCCGGTTCGACCTGCCCGGCCACGGCGGCGCCCCCGCCCACCCGGCCGGTTCGGTCGGCGACCTGGCCGCCCGGCTGCTGGCCACCCTCAACGCGCTCGGCGTGCACCGCTTCGGCTACGCCGGGTGCGCGCTGGGCGGCGCGGTCGGCATCGAACTGGCCCTGCGCCACCCCGACCGGGTCGCCTCCCTCGCGCTGGTCGCCGCCTCGCCCCGGTTCGGCACCGCCGACGAGTTCCGCCAGCGCGGGGTGGTCGTCCGGACGAACGGGCTCGACCCCATCGCCCGGACCGCGCCGGACCGCTGGTTCACCGGCGGTTTCGCCGCCGCACAGCCCGCGATCACCGAGTGGGCCGTGCAGATGGTCCGCACCACCGACCCGGGCTGCTACATCGCCGCCTGCGAGGCCCTGGCCGGATTCGACGTGCGGCCCGAACTGGGCCGGGTCGGCGTGCCCACCCTCGTGCTGGTCGGCTCCGACGACCAGGTCACCGGCCCGGCCGAGGCCCGCACCCTGGTCGCGGGCATCCCGGACGCCCGCCTCGCGGTCGTCCCCGGCGCCTCCCACCTGGTGCCGGTCGAACAGCCCGCCGCCGTCACCGACCTGCTGGTGCGCCACTTCTCCACCGCCTGGCAGCAGCCCTACGACACCGGCCAGACCGCCCTGCCGGCCGCGCCGGTCGGTCCGGCCGCCGTCGTGCCGCCGCAGGTCGTGCCGATCGCCGAGATCGCCCCCGTGGCCGCGCCCCCGCAGCCGGCCGCCCCGGCCGACCGGTACGAGACCGGGCTGAAGATCCGCCGGGAGGTGCTGGGCGACGCGCACGTGGACCGGACGCTGGCACAGGCCGACGACTTCTCCGGCGACTTCCAGGACTTCCTCACCCGGTACGCCTGGGGCGAGATCTGGGCCCGGCCCGGCCTGGACCGGCGCACCCGCAGCTGCGTCGCGCTCACCGCGCTGGTCGCCGGCGGCCACCTGGAGGAGCTGGCCTCCCACACGCGCGCGGCCCTGCGCAACGGCCTGACCCCGGACGAGATCAGGGAGGTACTGCTGCAGACCGCCGTCCACTGCGGCGTGCCGGCCGCGAACAGCGCCTTCGGGGTGGCCCAGCGGGTCATCCGCGAGGAGACCACACCCGCCGAATGA
- a CDS encoding cupin domain-containing protein encodes MTETMNGLPTEQVIDVLTEELHNLAPAEREAKAVQLLSVLGRSKAAAASAARPPAEPGDTRRAPLLICDWATDLGLDGTTQQLGIDVAPGPTRVSKTADATGHSLLSSGHVGADILHVPAGSGFAPHTHPGDHLLFVLAGTGTIAVAGEIVETRPGQVYMVEGAITHAVGAVTDHMILSVGAPHRHLDSPERQELTAYTALLGDLGHITCRLCDIQASSGEELAAKGCPHSPHRFG; translated from the coding sequence TTGACCGAGACAATGAACGGCCTGCCCACCGAACAGGTCATCGACGTCCTGACCGAGGAACTGCACAACCTCGCCCCGGCCGAACGGGAGGCCAAGGCGGTGCAGCTGCTGTCGGTCCTGGGCCGGTCCAAGGCCGCCGCGGCCTCCGCGGCCCGGCCCCCCGCCGAGCCCGGCGACACCCGCAGGGCCCCCCTGCTCATCTGCGACTGGGCCACCGACCTCGGCCTGGACGGCACCACCCAGCAGCTCGGCATCGACGTCGCCCCCGGCCCCACCCGGGTGTCGAAGACCGCCGACGCCACCGGCCACTCCCTGCTCTCCAGCGGCCACGTCGGCGCCGACATCCTGCACGTGCCCGCCGGCAGCGGCTTCGCCCCGCACACCCACCCCGGCGACCACCTGCTGTTCGTCCTGGCCGGCACCGGCACCATCGCCGTCGCCGGCGAGATCGTGGAAACCCGCCCCGGACAGGTCTACATGGTGGAAGGCGCCATCACCCACGCGGTGGGCGCGGTGACCGACCACATGATCCTCTCCGTGGGCGCACCCCACCGCCACCTGGACAGCCCCGAACGCCAGGAACTCACCGCCTACACCGCCCTGCTGGGCGACCTGGGCCACATCACCTGCCGCCTCTGCGACATCCAGGCCTCCAGCGGCGAGGAACTGGCCGCCAAGGGCTGTCCCCACTCCCCGCACCGGTTCGGGTGA